In Plantibacter sp. PA-3-X8, one DNA window encodes the following:
- a CDS encoding cupin domain-containing protein, which produces MSESPIERTTLSTVTLDGAPSFASVEVRRITIAPDFHVGAHWHNGPVFGTIETGSVNFQVGTGPQTVLRAGDTFHEPANETIVFDATDEGVTFLAWFPMPVGVEPELTMGEAPN; this is translated from the coding sequence ATGAGTGAATCCCCGATCGAACGAACGACCCTGAGCACGGTGACGCTCGATGGGGCTCCGAGCTTCGCCTCCGTCGAAGTGCGACGCATCACGATCGCCCCCGACTTCCACGTCGGGGCGCACTGGCACAACGGCCCGGTCTTCGGCACCATCGAAACCGGCTCCGTGAACTTCCAAGTGGGGACCGGGCCTCAGACCGTCCTGCGCGCCGGCGACACATTCCATGAGCCGGCGAACGAGACGATCGTCTTCGACGCGACCGACGAGGGCGTCACCTTCCTCGCCTGGTTCCCGATGCCGGTCGGCGTCGAGCCGGAACTGACGATGGGTGAAGCGCCGAACTGA